The sequence ctcaaatgcttttctcagttttacatcatattaaattgaacatcttttggtttttgactgttggtctgacaaagCAAGACATCTGGAGACATCACCTTAAGCTCTGGGAgccatttttcacttttttatagACTAGATAGTCGAAGAAATAACAACCAGAttagtaaataaagaaaataaatgttagttgcagctttaatcacAGGTCTGCTTCAGTGTGTAATGTCCTAAACCCAACATGATACAGAGATTACATGTTGGATACTgaagcgtatgtgtgtgtttttatgacagGATGGCCGTGGGCAGCCAGCTGAGTCTGTGTAAGAGCGGCTGTGAGGCCATCGTGGACACCGGGACGTCTCTGATCACCGGCCCCGCCACGGAGGTCAGAGCCCTGCAGAAGGCCATCGGAGCCACTCCGCTCATCCAGGGAGAGGTGAGATAGTGCTGCTGTCTAAAGGAACAGTTTTACTGGTATTCTGTGGTTTTCCTGTGGGTTTCTAACACATTCTGAGTGTGTATCTAAAGTCTGATATAACTTACTTCTTTGTTCTGTTGTCCAACAGCTGTTAAATATGTCACTGAGTCACACTGTTTCACTGGGTGACACACTAATCTATTTCCCACAAAGGTTCAAaggtttcatttattcatccataaaAACAAGAGCTGTGCTGTAGTGAATATTTCCGACAGCAGGGTTAGTAGACCAGCCATTGttaagaggagaaaatgatgcatttgctcctctttgtttattaaaaactacagtagGCAGCTGTTTGAGGAAACTACTGAACCTTTTCTAAAAGTGGAAAGACATTTGTGAGATTTaagtcttcagtaggaaccaacgGGTTTGGGTAGACACTGATGGTTTgagtttgttgacaataataaaaaataaagaagccTTATCTCCTCACAGCTACACTAAAACCTGATCTGCTGTAGCATATTTGcaaaatatcagtattttatGTCACTATGAAATATGTATTGTAGAACAATTAATGATGTAAATTCATTAATTTTACTCCCAAGTTGTAGCAAATAAGAAGTTGAGTACAAATTTGAATTGACTAAAGATTCAGTAGCCCAACCTTGTTTCCCAGGAAAACTTTTCATTCAAACAATTCAGTTCAGCTTCGGAGGAAACGACAAGCAGAGACAAGACTCAGAAACATGTTGAGTCAGTTTTGCAGGTTTAGAGAAATCCTCGTTTAGCCAAGTTGAGTTTTAGCTGAATTTACTGTCTACCTCACACTGAAAGAGTCACATCTGCTTCACcagacatatacagtaaatacaataagatttactttatacttttagGATATAAAAAGTACAGTGcaataaattaagattaaataaaaaaagtgttgGCTTCATTGTCTATTTACTGTGTTtatgttgcagctttattttCCAGTCATGTCGGTTTCTAGTTTAAATTCTATTGTACTAATAAGTGAACGCCGTTTGTGTTTTCAGTACATGGTGAACTGTGACAAGATCCCGTCGCTGCCCGTCATCACCTTCAACTTGGGCGGAAAGCCTTACACTCTGACCGGAGAGCAGTACGTCCTCAAGGtgagaactgtgtgtgttttattattatccAGCAGGAGGCGACAGAGAGTCAGCTCCTGCAGTAAACAATACAACCCTGTGACTGTGTGTTGCGTCATGAGAAACCAAACAAGTGCAGCTTTGTTTCATTTGGCAAAGCCCAGGAGGAGGCTGGTTTGTTGTCTGAGGAGAGATTACAGAgatccatgtttgtttttcctgattTGTCACACAGCCACTTTCAGATTATCAGGTTTATGTTAAaggttattattttatatgattgtaacATTATAGCCACCCTGTCTCTGACTGTGTGTCTCCTTCCATGTATCCAGGTGACCCAGGCTGGAAAGACGATTTGTTTGAGTGGCTTCATGGGTCTGGACATCCCTCCCCCCGCTGGGCCCCTGTGGATTCTGGGAGATGTATTCATCGGCCAGTACTACACCGTCTTTGACCGAGAGAACAACAGGGTGGGCTTTGCCAAGTCCAAATAAGCACATCCTGCATGCGAGCAAAGCTAAAAGTCCAAGTTTTGGAAGACGAAAGTCTGTGCTGCACACGTTTTCTGTTGCTTTGCAATCAAACAGTATTTAGCAATAGATTTTGTGTAGAGTCGAAATGCACTGATCTGAAGTTTTTACGATTTCTTGCAGAGAGTGAGAAACAGCAGATTTGATACGTTGtgtgatgtgttgtgtgtatttgatCAGGGATCAGTTGACTGTATCGGTAGTGACCttttcaaacatcaaacatcttttagtgaactttttttttttttttttttttaaatcagggACCTGTTTTAAACAGAACgattttaatttgcattttagGGTGAAGCTTGTGGACCTTTGGGATGTATGTTAATGTGATTGGCCTgaataaacacttttaaaaagataatttgTGTCTTCTGtgttattttgatttaataatgGGTAAAAAGCAATTAGTTTTACCTAGTTGTCTAAAGGAATAGTACAACGTTTTGGGAAATACTgtaatttgcttttttgcagagagttagatgagaagattgactTCACTCTCATATCTAAGCTGCAGCCAGCACCAGTTTAGTTTTAcataaacactgttttcatGAGCATATTTCCCAACAATTTCTTGGCCAAGTATGCTAACTTCCTTGAccctctgctggttgcctggcaacctcaggGTAACAAGActacaggaagtcactgctcaCTGATGAGAAATAGTCACAGAAGCctataaaaccacaacatgtcacTTCAGGTTTTTGAACACATTAATGACATGAGATAATGCGTTCAAACCTGATGTTGAAaagaacagttcaacatttttagaaatacatttactcaCTTTGTAATGTGACACTACCACCAACAGCCAGTTAGAGTAGCTTAGCACAAATACTGGAAACAGATAACCTGCCTCTGTCTAAAGGCAACGAAATTTGCTAATTAACACGTTTTATCTCCTTTTACAAGAACctcagtgtaaaaacaacatgatgtGCCAAACTAAGTTCCTTACCAGtagcagtgacttcctggaggttgccaggcaaccagggGAAACTCCAGGAAGTGACTGTGCTAGCCAAGAACTAGTCTTGCTCGTAACCCTCTCGTAAATCTAAAACACAGCTTTTataaaacaagatataacatgttaactagtgagctttagaagCGGGCAGATTCTGTTTCCTTCAGACACAGCCAGGCCAGCTGTTAACCCCCGTTTCcaggctttatgctaagctaagctaattgtaACTGTCTAActttatatttaacagacaCAAATGAGAGTGCTTTTAAGATTGTATCGTCTACTTTTGTCTAGTTATTTCACTCATTTCCTGATCTTTagatttgacttgtttttttctttttcttgttttatttatcaatgTGGGGAGACTAGCGACGGCTATGTGGAAGCTAATGaggatccaaataaagaataaacagtggtatcaacagaaaaatacatgaatatttCCCAAattatcaaactattcctttaaatattaaaacatcctAGGCGACAGGTGTGAATCATTTGCACAGAAAAAATTTATAACCAGCGATTCCTTATAAACTCAACAAATCCTTCAaactttattattctttctacatcatcatcactctAATGTACAAAAAGTCAAATATACATTAACCAAAGATTTATCCATAACAGTAGTTATTGTACTTAACCTGCTCAATAAAATACAGTCCACATATAAAAGTCTTCTCAGCTGTTTAGTATTCAGTAGATACAGTTTGTCTTCACATATTTCTCTCACTGTAAAATCCAAACACTACTGGTTCAGTTTAGTAACGTTTGTACAGAATATGTGCAGAGTGAGACAGAAATCATAACAGCACTACAGCGACCGCCGTCACCGCAGACAGAAACATCCATCAGTTTTGGGGCCCTTTGGTTGACTCATGTTGTCATCTGTCGTCCTGACCTGACTGGAAGTAGGAGtgggtgatatggacaaaatctaTCTTGGTCCATGTCATTTTATATAGTAATAATGACAGGCTACTGTATATTGTGATGTAGTAAATTTCCAAGGaactcaattaaaaaaaaaaggaataaacaAACCAATAACATGAGAAAATgggaatgtctgtttttggatAATAAACTGAGttaaacacatgcaaaacatttaaatgactcCAACACTTTCTAGAAAGGCACTCctattaatggttaataaataatttatcaatGCTTTATAAATCAGGTATAAGGTATGAATAAGAACAatttttgggttgccaggtttaaaataaaatctctttAATGGACCTTTTTACCTCTGACTTTCTTTAAAAGAGCTGCAGAGGATGCTAGCACTTAGTTTCCCATCAgactcagctgtactttattTAGCgctgattagcaaatgttagcatgctaacgcgctaagctaagatggtgaacattataGTAAACATTAActaaaaaacatcagcatgttagcattcttaCCTGAAAGCATCACTGTGCCTATatacagcttcacagagctgctagctcTCATTAAAcaacttattaacatttataactgcagattTAATAGATTATTATAGGAGTAGATTATTAATAACTTACTAACATTTATAATACATTTAGAATATAAACTTTTGCTGAtggcttattagaaagtgaAACCTGGCAACCAAAAtagtattttcttttaatactgTATCTATGAGgcattaataaatgatttattaaccacTAATAAAGCTAGTTAGAACTTGAAAAAAGGGTTCTTATCAATTTGTGACATTGCCCACAGGTCTAATGAAACCAGAGCTATTAAaagataattctggtttattgtAACTTGGGTTTTACTTTAGTTTTGTCtgttataataacattgtactcaccaaagttATTGTTGAGATCACAGCAACATCCTACAAAGATGTCATCAAGGgcaaaaacactaaaagtcaGACGATCTGGCAAGTTGTAAATAAACCAAGACCAGCACCAGGCCAGCAAACACATTCAAACGATATGATGTgcaaaaaaagctgaataataAGTATACAGTTTAACTTTATAGATTATTATTTTGGAACTTGCTGCATCTTGTACTGTGTTCTTTCCTTCAGCACTACATGAAATATGTGTGACGACACTTTCTGAGTGTTGCTGAGTCTCATCTGACACAAAAAGCTTCGTTTTTATGATTTGTGAAAATGCATCTTTAtctaccagtgtgtgtgtgtgtgtgtgtgtgtgtgtgtattgatggGGCGTGTGGACAATAATTCATGCCAGTTATTCCAAACTGAAACTGAGCACAACTGAAATATTGGTAATAATTCCTCgctgcacaggaaaactgtggcAACTACGTCAGGTCAAAGTTGACACAGGATGTCCATCTGTAAATTGTGATGGATGTTATAACATTCACTTTTGTTTTCCACCTTTTTGGTTAACCTGTGGTgtgtttaaaacctgtctgatcgtctgactgcttgtgttttttaccACGTTTAAATTTGTTGTAGCGATGTCGCTGCAATATCTTCAGTTAACTTGATGAGTTTGTTATTACCAACTGAgaccaaaactatgaaaataagacccaagttgtatAATTCTGCAATTATCCTTCAAAGGGTCATCGATAAAAAGTCATAGAAAGTTCTGTTCATCATTTCACAGAATATATCGTCATGTCGGCCAATGCTAGTCAAAcctatatatttttaaacactATTCTAAGATACTCACAGTAGCAAATAAATACTTTATGGATGCTTGAATCTGTTGTTGAGGTTTGGCAAATATCCCGAGATGTTGAATCTTCATCCTGGACTGCTGACACCTCTGCTGGAGGCTGTAATATCCAAAAAgtgacaagaaaacaaacagcgtTCTGCTCAGTTTCATGAACATTTCCCTCTGACTCgagtttgacctctgacctctgctgtCAGCCCTCCTGCTCCTggcctctcttctctctgtctgagtTGGTATTTCCATCGTCATTGGGTTCTGTGCCCTGGCTCTCCTCCCCGCCGTCAGACTCTCTCCGTGGGGCTGCCGGGTCTCTGACAACTCCATCCATCTCCACCTCCCCTTCCAACTCCTCCTCAGTCTCCTCCTCCACCCGGCCCACAGTGTCCGGAATAATCTCCACCTCGATGTCCGAGGAGTCCTCGCTCTCCTTGAACCACACCTGCTTCTGcccctccttccttttcttcctgGTCAAGATGGACCTCATGCTGTACTCGTCCCcgtctcctctgcctctcctgGAGGGCCTCACCGAGGGGCTCCCTTTGGGGACGTGGTTGGTGAAGACGCCGCAGGAGGAGCAGTGGCGGCTCCGTCTCTCCAGGGGGATGACCCGGCTCCGGCCCTGGGGGAAGGTGCTCCGTCTGGGGATAGCGTTGTTCCAGCGCCTGGATCCCCCGCGGCTCTGGTCGGCCTCGTTCTGGAAGCCGTCGTTGGTGTACTGCAGGGAGTCTCTGTGGCCGGTGCGGGGCTGGTCGGACCTCAGACAGGAGCCAAAACACTACAGGCAGGAGAGAGACCCCTCATTAATACAGCAGTTAATGAAGCATGGAGGATATTGAGGCATTGTTCAATGTTACAGATGCCACCGTGGTTCCCAAGAGTGAGCTAGgttcatttgttctgttttaacaCAGAGCCCTTCTGTGGATTTCAGCTGATAAATATTCATCAAAGCCACACAGGAGGAGCTCTGAACATGCAGGCATTAAACAGCTGAGGCTTTCTCTGACGTCTGACTGTACGGAGGTGCGTCTGTGTCCTTCTTCACAGccagaataaataataaataaatagtttcaaaggggaaaaaatgttttatttaacaagTTATTGACTGCTGAAAGttatttaataatttgaaagtgtttttactttcataACTCCATATAACCAACATCACAATACCAGAGTGATACCATGAATAaaatctatctgtctgtctaaatcccaaaataagtgaaataaaatgaataagacCAATCTaagacaattaatcaattagattctaaaataaaattaatacaaATGTCATTTCTTTAcctgcacacaaacagtaatgtaaaaaatagtgtttttagGTGGAGATGCTGCACAGAACAAGAAATACTGTAGTTACACCACCCATTCAAAAACCACATattatcatttctgtttgtgtacagagtaaaaaaaaacaagttacagCATTtaagtgagttttagaggtgctggtaggtgtatttttgaacattACTAAGAGTCAGGATAGCTAGTTATCTAGATAGTTTCTCCCTGCttgcagtctttatgctaagctaatgctaatatatataataatataaaactcCTCCTGGCTCtatatttaacacacagacaggagaTTGGTAcaaatcttctcatctaactctcaacaagaaagtgaaaaggcgtacttcccaaaatgtcgaactgttcctttaatatgagaacacatacagtaaacaatcACATACAGCACAATAAAATAGGACCTGAAAGAcgtgaacaaaacaaaacaaaaacagaataatattCATGGCTGTTTAAAGACCTGATGTGACGCCAGTGTTTCCGAATGAAGTTTGGTTTTTATAGCTCAAAACATGAAGAGTACTGACCTCACATATTTTGTCCATGCTGGTGTTTCCCTTCCACAAGCGGGAAATCAAGAAGCCAATCACAATGAAGCAGAGGACCAGCACGGCCGCCATGATCAGCCCCAGGAGCGCCATGTCCCCCGCACGGTAGCCAACGTTTGAAGGAGACGGGATGGCGACCGCtgcagagaggacaggtgaAAATTACACCTGCAGAATTTATATACTAAATATACTgaattacaaacaaacagacaaaaacgtGCATATATGTATAAACCTGACGATATTTAGGAAAATCTAATTTCATATCGACAACCTGTGATAGAAGGACTGATCATTCATATGTGGGAATACAAAGTGTGTGGCATTTAAAATTTAGTTGTGCAGACATTCCCCCCCAAAGATTCAGTGATCTgttgcttttatgtgatgttaGATATGTTGCTTCTGATTCTTgtttatttaggtgtttgtaatttaaaataagTTTGGTGTGAAATGTCGTCTCTAATTTACTATGAGTGAAAATgctaatgtgtatttttgtttgagtttatttgaggacaaatcaagaaaataataatgtgaCAACAGCAAGaatgttaaaagtaaatagTAAGATCCGTGTAAGATATGATATAATTTATGGGCCAATTTTTGAGAAAttgtatacatacatgtataattATCATTGAGGTCTCACAGTATGTTATGGTAAAACATACAGGACTCACTCAAAATAGACACCAGTTACTGTATGGAGGGAAAGGGGGTGAGATCATTTAAAAATCCGGGACCAATTTATTTTGTAGCGCTTTTTTGGACCCAATAGAGCAAGATACCAttgactgtatgtaaatatggacgacgtgtctccacttcctgccgctatgcaaaagtgaaacCAAAGTATCTCCTTCTAGGGAGCTGCCattggagccagagtctgtgcagtagTTGGGACGGAGGTTTGAAAGCGGcggtcacagctgtcaatcatgatgtcaccCCCCccttttatatcatcaaataactaattaaaaacaaacttatctgaaaaatgagcacttggacaaacatcagcatgataagaacgacctaaaaaatttatttgacatgcaGTTGGATTTTTTAGTTTGGGTCATGTCtcatccgctaacatggagggggcgggacttatgacctatactgcagccagccaccagggggcgatccagatgttttggcttcacttttggggatcTGTCAtgtcgtccatctttatatacagtcgaTGCAAGATACCACTACTAAATATATACTGCTTTTTAGAAAGTGatagacatatatatatataagaaaataaacacttcTTGGCTGTTTATTGTTGCTATAGTGAcatgatgtcattttaatgttattgtaaCTGAGCAGTGAGTATCACAGAGAACAGCAGTGATCTAATGAACTGATGGTCTTACCAGGTATGACCTGAACAGAGAGGGCTGCTGTACCAAACTCCCCCGTCGTCGAGTCCACTGCTCTGAGCTGCGTtcataaaaacagtttaacagttaAGAAAACTGCAGCAAAGTGTCAGTAAATGCGAACAGAGATGCTTTATTGTGCTTGTCTTCTAAAAAGTTGTCAGTTTTCACGTCAGTCACCTGAAGCGCGAAGGACTCTGTCTTCACAACTCTCTTCAGGATCACAAAACCGTCTGAAGTCACGTTGACGTAGCTGCTGTACTGCACCTCGTACTTCACATCTGGATTCAaaccctgacacacacagaaatgcacgaaagaaaattatttaagaattttattattattttattattatgggAGATGTAACATAGTTCCACATAGAGAGCACTCACAGTGGCGAAGTCCTCGTCCCGGGCTCGGGCCCTGAAGGGCCGGTTGGTGCTGCGGTCTCGGAGGATCATGCTCTCAGGGACGGAGTTGCTATAGATAAATCCCTCGTATCGTTCCTTCTCAAAGCGAGGAG comes from Thunnus maccoyii chromosome 1, fThuMac1.1, whole genome shotgun sequence and encodes:
- the cdhr5a gene encoding cadherin-related family member 5, giving the protein MVKKGLDYESLSTSTLVVWVRCSRAGSTSVRESVEVLVENVNDNPPNFAQNHYILEVNELTAVNTSIGLIEATDVDSEPLYYRLESATDKYFRLENINTPKILVKSIIDYDVVQKISLVLHVQDTFNGSASNEPFFTSVASITVHVKDVDNRPPWFQPCTRTNLGIAKLCVSGGYRGKVNLTEKEEGPLVLEPGPVFARDGDKNRSEHISYRILRGNEGNIFQIDEETGNITMAKAADIVGPISLTVLASQVTNRDQFAVTQVTIDVMKKSRNPPRFEKERYEGFIYSNSVPESMILRDRSTNRPFRARARDEDFATGLNPDVKYEVQYSSYVNVTSDGFVILKRVVKTESFALQLRAVDSTTGEFGTAALSVQVIPAVAIPSPSNVGYRAGDMALLGLIMAAVLVLCFIVIGFLISRLWKGNTSMDKICECFGSCLRSDQPRTGHRDSLQYTNDGFQNEADQSRGGSRRWNNAIPRRSTFPQGRSRVIPLERRSRHCSSCGVFTNHVPKGSPSVRPSRRGRGDGDEYSMRSILTRKKRKEGQKQVWFKESEDSSDIEVEIIPDTVGRVEEETEEELEGEVEMDGVVRDPAAPRRESDGGEESQGTEPNDDGNTNSDREKRGQEQEG